The Muricauda sp. SCSIO 65647 genome includes a region encoding these proteins:
- a CDS encoding helicase HerA-like domain-containing protein has product MGNKEKFFSHIEKGYTMKGDYITMGAGMVDGDTVNSAFIKVPLKTLNRHGLIAGATGTGKTKTLQVISENLSEKGIPILLMDLKGDLSGIAQPSPGHPKIDERHEAIGLPFEPKGFPVEILSLSEQDGVRLRATVSEFGPVLLSRILDLTVTQEGIVAVVFKYCDDNKLPLLDLKDFKKVLQYATGEGKKEFQKDYGRISTSSTGTILRKIIELEQQGADLFFGEKSFEVDDLTRIDENGRGYINIIRLTDIQDKPKLFSTFMLSLLAEIYSTFPEQGDSDRPELVLFIDEAHLIFENASKALLDQIESIVKLIRSKGIGLFFVTQNPTDVPDDVLAQLGLKVQHALRAFTAKDRKAIKLTAQNYPDSEFYKTEEILTSLGIGEALISALDEKGRPTPLAATMLRAPMSRMDVLTNAELKEAIGKSKLIKKYNDTIDRESAYEILNEKIEKAQEEAEKEKARKTTARRTTSTRRRSTRMNPVVKVLTSATFIRGVLGVLKKVIR; this is encoded by the coding sequence ATGGGCAACAAAGAGAAATTCTTTTCACACATTGAAAAGGGATATACCATGAAAGGCGATTACATTACCATGGGAGCGGGCATGGTCGATGGTGATACGGTGAATAGCGCCTTTATCAAAGTACCCCTGAAAACATTGAACCGCCACGGACTCATTGCCGGGGCCACGGGTACGGGAAAAACAAAGACTCTTCAGGTAATCTCTGAAAACCTTTCTGAAAAGGGAATTCCCATACTGTTGATGGATTTAAAAGGTGATTTGAGCGGCATCGCCCAACCAAGTCCGGGACACCCGAAAATAGATGAACGCCATGAGGCAATTGGGCTGCCTTTCGAGCCTAAGGGTTTCCCTGTTGAAATTCTATCACTTTCAGAACAAGACGGTGTTCGGTTACGCGCCACCGTTTCTGAATTTGGCCCTGTTCTGCTGTCCAGGATTTTGGATCTTACCGTCACCCAAGAAGGTATTGTGGCAGTGGTCTTCAAATACTGTGATGACAACAAACTGCCCTTATTGGATCTAAAGGATTTCAAAAAAGTACTGCAATACGCCACGGGCGAGGGCAAAAAGGAGTTTCAAAAAGACTATGGTCGAATTTCCACGAGTTCGACGGGCACTATACTCAGAAAAATCATCGAGTTGGAGCAACAAGGTGCAGACCTCTTTTTTGGTGAAAAGTCTTTTGAAGTAGATGATCTCACCAGAATCGATGAAAATGGTAGGGGCTATATCAACATCATACGATTGACCGACATACAAGACAAGCCCAAATTATTCTCGACCTTTATGCTAAGCCTTTTGGCGGAAATCTATTCTACCTTTCCAGAGCAGGGAGATAGTGACCGTCCTGAATTGGTATTGTTCATCGATGAGGCCCACTTGATTTTTGAAAATGCCTCAAAGGCCTTGCTCGACCAAATCGAGAGCATCGTCAAACTGATCCGTTCAAAAGGTATTGGCCTGTTCTTCGTAACACAAAACCCTACCGATGTGCCCGATGATGTGCTGGCACAACTGGGCCTGAAAGTGCAACATGCGCTTCGCGCCTTTACCGCCAAAGATCGAAAGGCCATTAAGCTTACGGCGCAGAACTATCCTGACTCCGAGTTCTACAAAACCGAAGAGATTTTGACCTCATTGGGCATTGGTGAGGCGCTGATTTCCGCTTTAGATGAAAAAGGTCGCCCTACCCCCCTTGCAGCTACCATGCTACGTGCCCCCATGAGCCGTATGGATGTGCTCACCAATGCAGAGCTGAAAGAAGCCATTGGCAAATCAAAGCTCATCAAAAAGTATAATGATACCATTGACAGGGAAAGTGCCTATGAAATCTTAAATGAAAAAATCGAGAAGGCCCAAGAAGAGGCCGAAAAAGAAAAGGCAAGAAAAACCACTGCTCGTCGAACCACGTCAACCAGACGGCGAAGTACCCGTATGAACCCAGTGGTCAAGGTGCTGACCAGTGCCACTTTTATACGTGGAGTTTTGGGTGTTTTGAAAAAGGTGATTCGTTAG
- a CDS encoding alpha/beta fold hydrolase, with translation MKKLLTRIIPLFYGQWLNLVVLFDKQKAAQIAFDIFCTIRKGRVRPEQEDFLDAAKLSVEEVIEQQIQAYRWPGGKDTVLLLHGWESNTHRWRNLIKKLQEHDFDILAFDAPAHGNSTGKMLHVPLYAHTLRHFLKKYQPKSVVAHSIGGMTILYDHFVNPESSVEKIVTVGSPCEFERFMHHYQEILKFNKRVWKAMDKRLKDWFGYHFNEFSSARFVTNNTKKGLLFHDKSDMQVPYTESVRVHEHWKGSKLVLTEGLGHSMHQTQVNEQIVAFLEE, from the coding sequence ATGAAAAAACTACTGACCCGAATAATTCCACTTTTCTATGGCCAATGGCTCAATCTTGTCGTGCTCTTTGATAAGCAGAAAGCCGCTCAAATTGCATTTGATATTTTTTGCACGATACGAAAGGGGCGTGTCAGGCCCGAGCAAGAAGACTTTTTGGATGCTGCAAAATTATCGGTCGAAGAAGTCATAGAACAGCAAATACAGGCCTATCGATGGCCTGGCGGCAAAGACACCGTTCTTTTGTTGCATGGCTGGGAGAGCAATACCCATCGTTGGCGCAACCTCATAAAAAAGCTACAAGAGCATGATTTTGATATTTTGGCATTCGATGCCCCTGCCCATGGGAACTCTACTGGAAAAATGTTGCATGTTCCTCTGTACGCCCATACATTGCGGCATTTTTTGAAAAAGTACCAACCTAAATCAGTGGTGGCACATTCTATTGGTGGCATGACCATTTTGTACGATCACTTTGTCAATCCAGAATCTTCTGTTGAAAAAATAGTTACCGTTGGTTCCCCTTGTGAATTTGAACGGTTTATGCACCATTACCAAGAAATTCTGAAATTCAACAAAAGGGTTTGGAAAGCCATGGACAAAAGACTTAAAGATTGGTTTGGATACCACTTCAACGAGTTCTCAAGTGCACGTTTTGTCACGAACAATACCAAAAAAGGACTTCTTTTTCATGATAAATCAGATATGCAGGTTCCCTATACCGAATCGGTACGTGTTCATGAGCACTGGAAAGGAAGCAAATTGGTCTTGACCGAGGGATTGGGGCACTCTATGCACCAAACTCAGGTAAATGAACAGATTGTGGCATTTTTGGAAGAATAA
- a CDS encoding alpha/beta hydrolase-fold protein, which yields MKFSLFSVLVFSAFFWGCTTEKKSDATIEVSFSKEVANEAKDGRLLLMFSNNDEKEPRFQINAGLNGQIIFGIDVENMQPEEAKVFDAEVFGFPYASMAEIPSGEYQVQALLHVYESFDLSTGHTVKLPMDNGEGQQWNRSPGNLYSEPFKVTITENGLKDVQVIMDQKIPPIEEPEDTEWIKHIKIKSEKLSEFWGRDMYLGAHVLLPKGFDEHPEARYPLMIFHGHFPDDFGGFRTVPPDPGLEPDYSERFGVKGYNIMQQQEAHDFYKRWNEPDFPRFLIIEIQHPTPYYDDSYAVNSASQGPYGDAITYELIPHIEKQFRGIGEGWARFLYGGSTGGWEALAVQVKYPDEYNGCFAACPDPIDFRAYCLTNIYDDKNAYYYEGAHKKFEVPGHRDYLGHVDISVKDYNHLELVLGTKSRSGQQWDIWEATYSPQGDDGYPVRLWDKMSGDIDHGVAEYWKENYDLRYILERDWDKLGKKLRGKIHIYCGDMDNYYLNNAVYLMEDFLEQTTDPYYEGEVLYGDRAEHCWNGDLELPNHISRLRYNSMYVPKIMKRIAESAPQGADLTSWRYQ from the coding sequence ATGAAATTTTCTCTCTTCTCTGTTCTTGTTTTTTCCGCTTTTTTTTGGGGCTGTACAACAGAAAAAAAATCTGATGCTACCATTGAAGTGTCTTTTTCAAAAGAAGTGGCCAATGAAGCAAAAGATGGGCGTTTGTTGCTAATGTTCTCGAACAATGATGAAAAAGAGCCGCGCTTTCAAATCAATGCTGGCCTTAATGGACAAATCATTTTTGGTATTGACGTTGAAAACATGCAACCTGAAGAGGCAAAAGTATTTGATGCTGAGGTATTTGGTTTTCCTTATGCCAGCATGGCTGAAATTCCATCCGGTGAATATCAAGTGCAGGCACTGTTGCACGTGTATGAATCTTTCGATCTTTCGACCGGACATACCGTAAAATTGCCGATGGACAATGGTGAAGGCCAACAATGGAACCGTTCACCGGGAAACCTTTATAGCGAACCCTTTAAGGTGACCATCACTGAAAACGGATTGAAAGACGTTCAGGTAATCATGGATCAAAAGATACCGCCTATCGAAGAGCCCGAAGATACCGAATGGATCAAACACATAAAGATCAAATCTGAAAAGTTGTCTGAGTTTTGGGGCAGGGATATGTATTTGGGTGCCCACGTACTACTGCCAAAAGGATTTGATGAGCACCCCGAAGCCAGATATCCATTGATGATCTTTCACGGGCATTTTCCTGATGATTTCGGCGGTTTTCGTACCGTACCACCTGATCCCGGTCTTGAACCCGATTATTCAGAACGCTTTGGTGTCAAGGGGTACAACATCATGCAACAGCAAGAGGCCCATGATTTTTATAAACGATGGAATGAACCCGATTTCCCTAGGTTCTTGATTATAGAAATACAACACCCAACTCCCTATTATGACGACTCATATGCAGTGAATTCGGCCAGTCAAGGGCCTTATGGTGATGCAATAACCTATGAGTTGATTCCACATATAGAAAAGCAATTCAGGGGTATTGGCGAAGGCTGGGCCCGCTTTCTTTACGGGGGCTCAACAGGTGGTTGGGAAGCATTGGCCGTACAGGTCAAATATCCAGATGAGTACAACGGCTGTTTTGCCGCTTGCCCAGACCCCATTGATTTTAGGGCGTATTGCCTGACCAATATCTATGACGATAAGAACGCATACTATTACGAGGGCGCCCACAAGAAATTTGAAGTGCCCGGGCATCGCGATTATTTGGGCCATGTAGATATTTCTGTCAAAGACTATAATCATTTAGAATTGGTTTTGGGCACCAAGTCACGTTCAGGCCAACAATGGGATATTTGGGAAGCTACCTATTCACCCCAAGGTGATGATGGTTACCCCGTTCGTTTATGGGACAAAATGTCGGGAGACATCGATCATGGTGTTGCCGAATATTGGAAAGAGAACTATGATTTGCGCTACATTCTTGAACGCGATTGGGACAAGTTGGGGAAGAAATTGAGGGGAAAAATACATATCTATTGCGGTGATATGGATAACTATTACCTCAATAATGCCGTATATCTCATGGAAGACTTTCTAGAGCAGACCACAGACCCTTATTATGAAGGTGAGGTGCTTTATGGCGATAGGGCCGAACACTGTTGGAACGGCGACCTAGAACTGCCCAATCATATCAGTCGTTTGCGCTATAACAGCATGTACGTGCCCAAAATAATGAAACGAATAGCCGAGAGTGCCCCCCAAGGGGCCGATTTGACCAGTTGGCGATATCAATAA
- a CDS encoding response regulator transcription factor: MSIQDIHIAIVEDDNEIRQTLNLIIDGSSGFTCKYAFPDGESALASIGNLPVDIVLMDIDLPGRSGIEVTRQLKIENPELDIIMLTVQSDDDSIFESLCAGASGYLLKDTSPAELLVHIREVFEGGAPMSSTIARRIINSFRVIENPLSERETEILRMLSKGLNYKEIAEKAFLSPHTVKSHIKNIYSKLHVGNRAEAIYKAIKQKLI; the protein is encoded by the coding sequence ATGTCTATACAAGATATTCATATTGCCATAGTTGAAGACGATAATGAGATTCGTCAGACCCTGAACCTTATTATCGATGGATCTTCAGGTTTTACTTGTAAATATGCATTCCCAGATGGAGAATCGGCTTTGGCTTCCATAGGAAACCTTCCTGTTGACATTGTTTTAATGGATATTGACCTTCCTGGCAGGTCGGGAATCGAAGTGACACGCCAGCTCAAGATTGAAAATCCTGAATTGGATATTATTATGCTTACCGTACAATCTGATGACGATTCCATCTTTGAGTCCCTTTGCGCAGGGGCCTCAGGCTATTTGTTGAAAGATACCAGCCCCGCAGAACTGTTGGTTCATATTCGAGAAGTGTTTGAAGGTGGTGCTCCCATGAGTAGCACTATTGCCAGACGTATCATCAATTCGTTTCGGGTGATTGAGAATCCGCTTTCTGAGCGCGAGACCGAAATATTGCGCATGTTGTCTAAAGGGTTGAACTACAAAGAAATTGCTGAAAAAGCATTTTTGAGTCCGCATACCGTAAAAAGCCACATCAAGAATATTTACTCAAAATTGCATGTGGGCAATAGGGCAGAAGCCATATACAAGGCCATTAAGCAGAAACTTATCTAA
- a CDS encoding winged helix-turn-helix transcriptional regulator, whose translation METVTENQEITMAKKLEKMFGHLDYKNPPELCPVRDVMSVASDQWSILILLWLGYFPILRFNKLKKYVYGISNKVLSQRLKVLEADGYISREAYAEVPIRVEYSLTEFGKNYVERLLNLTEWMQENSPKVLANREKYGLV comes from the coding sequence ATGGAAACTGTTACTGAAAATCAAGAGATTACAATGGCCAAAAAATTGGAAAAAATGTTCGGCCATTTAGACTATAAAAATCCACCAGAACTTTGCCCTGTACGTGACGTGATGTCGGTGGCCTCCGATCAGTGGAGCATTTTGATCTTACTTTGGTTGGGGTACTTTCCGATATTGCGCTTCAACAAGTTAAAAAAGTATGTGTACGGCATCTCGAACAAGGTGCTGAGCCAGCGACTGAAAGTACTCGAAGCCGATGGCTATATCAGCAGGGAAGCCTATGCCGAAGTACCCATACGTGTTGAGTACAGCTTGACCGAATTTGGTAAAAACTATGTGGAACGCCTATTGAACCTAACGGAATGGATGCAAGAAAATAGTCCTAAGGTATTGGCCAATCGTGAAAAATATGGATTGGTTTAG
- a CDS encoding VOC family protein, which yields MGITPFHVAIPVHNLDECRIFYREVLGCDEGRSSDHWVDFNLFGHQVVIHYKPISIATEEKLHTNPVDGKDVPVPHYGVVLPWEVFGSFSKKLQEKGVEFIIEPYVRYKGEVGEQATMFFLDPAGNALEFKAFKDMDQLFAK from the coding sequence ATGGGCATAACACCCTTTCATGTGGCCATTCCCGTGCACAATTTAGATGAATGTCGTATCTTTTACCGTGAAGTCTTAGGTTGTGACGAAGGCCGTAGCAGCGACCATTGGGTCGATTTCAACCTGTTCGGCCATCAAGTGGTCATTCACTACAAGCCAATTTCGATAGCGACTGAAGAGAAGTTGCACACCAATCCCGTAGATGGCAAAGATGTGCCCGTACCCCATTATGGTGTGGTATTGCCATGGGAGGTCTTTGGATCTTTTTCAAAGAAGTTACAGGAAAAAGGAGTCGAGTTTATCATCGAACCCTATGTACGTTATAAGGGTGAAGTAGGTGAACAGGCCACCATGTTCTTCCTTGATCCTGCCGGAAATGCCCTTGAATTCAAGGCCTTTAAGGATATGGACCAGCTGTTTGCAAAATAA
- a CDS encoding DUF4386 domain-containing protein, which yields MTANKKTARLAGLLYLLVVVFGIFSLLYVPSQLIIFNDSATTLSNIKSSNFLFRLGIVAESISFTAFLLLPLVLYKLLHFVNKPVAVTMVALAVPSVPILFSNLMNKFAILSSISNDHIPTGQLQEQVMFYLTQFNYGNLIGQNFWALWLFPFGYLVYKSGILPKLLGVFLMVGSIGYYLDFLGRIMIENYYDYAISSYITIPASIGEIGTCLWLLIAGAKTDKPAST from the coding sequence ATGACCGCCAATAAAAAGACAGCGAGACTTGCAGGCCTGCTTTACCTTCTTGTCGTTGTATTCGGAATTTTCAGTTTGCTGTATGTTCCTTCCCAACTGATTATTTTCAACGATTCAGCCACCACCTTATCAAATATCAAAAGTTCAAATTTCTTGTTCAGGCTCGGAATAGTTGCAGAGAGCATAAGCTTCACCGCTTTTTTGTTGTTGCCCCTGGTCTTGTACAAACTACTTCATTTCGTAAACAAACCGGTTGCCGTAACCATGGTGGCCCTTGCCGTGCCAAGTGTTCCAATTCTATTTTCCAACTTAATGAACAAGTTTGCCATTCTCAGTTCCATCTCAAATGACCATATACCTACCGGTCAATTACAAGAACAGGTAATGTTTTATTTGACCCAGTTCAACTATGGCAATCTTATCGGGCAAAATTTTTGGGCCCTATGGCTATTCCCTTTTGGATATTTGGTCTACAAGTCCGGTATTTTGCCCAAACTGTTAGGTGTTTTCTTAATGGTGGGTAGCATTGGTTACTATCTGGATTTTTTGGGAAGGATAATGATAGAGAACTATTATGATTATGCCATTTCAAGCTACATTACCATACCTGCAAGTATTGGTGAAATTGGCACATGCCTTTGGTTACTGATTGCCGGTGCCAAAACGGATAAACCCGCCTCTACTTAA
- a CDS encoding 7-carboxy-7-deazaguanine synthase QueE yields MDLVDKGLMLPLMEEFYTIQGEGFHKGTAAYFIRIGGCDVGCHWCDVKESWNAETHPPTAIGSIVENATKYSDTIVVTGGEPLTWDMGPLTASLKEKDLKIHIETSGAYPLTGVWDWICLSPKKNKLPMGNIHQKADELKVIVYNKHDFIFAEEQAEKVGKDCILYLQPEWSVREKVTPLIVDYVMQHPKWKVSLQTHKYLNIP; encoded by the coding sequence ATGGATTTGGTCGATAAAGGCCTTATGCTTCCTTTGATGGAAGAATTTTATACCATTCAGGGAGAAGGTTTCCATAAGGGTACCGCTGCCTATTTTATTCGAATTGGAGGTTGTGATGTGGGCTGTCATTGGTGCGATGTGAAAGAAAGTTGGAATGCCGAAACCCATCCGCCCACGGCGATAGGGAGCATCGTCGAAAATGCCACAAAATATTCAGATACCATTGTTGTAACGGGAGGCGAGCCCCTGACCTGGGACATGGGGCCATTGACGGCATCGTTGAAAGAAAAAGACCTTAAAATTCATATTGAAACCTCTGGTGCCTATCCGTTGACCGGGGTTTGGGACTGGATCTGCCTTTCCCCCAAAAAAAACAAACTTCCGATGGGCAACATTCATCAAAAGGCTGATGAACTAAAAGTGATCGTGTACAACAAACATGACTTCATATTTGCCGAAGAACAGGCAGAAAAGGTAGGCAAAGACTGTATTTTGTACCTACAGCCTGAATGGAGCGTACGTGAAAAAGTCACTCCCCTTATCGTCGATTATGTCATGCAACACCCCAAATGGAAGGTGTCATTGCAGACACATAAGTACTTGAATATTCCCTAG
- a CDS encoding DUF6591 domain-containing protein: MKNTILLALCSIFLLGISCKKKSKSGEVVEDDSEIVISSSKDDESTDTADFERAKDCDDFIDQYEEWSEEYIAFLSKYKDDPMKAVTSPEYSQMMQKASSWSQQWLTLSVSCAKHTKYEERVKEISDNMEKKMEELGFK, from the coding sequence ATGAAAAATACGATACTACTGGCCCTTTGCTCCATTTTTCTGTTGGGTATTTCATGTAAAAAGAAATCCAAATCAGGGGAAGTGGTCGAGGACGATTCGGAAATTGTAATTTCAAGCAGTAAAGATGATGAATCTACAGATACTGCCGATTTTGAAAGAGCCAAAGACTGTGATGACTTTATCGACCAGTATGAAGAGTGGTCTGAAGAGTATATCGCCTTTTTATCAAAGTATAAAGATGACCCAATGAAAGCGGTTACCTCTCCCGAATACTCACAGATGATGCAAAAGGCTTCTTCTTGGTCACAACAATGGTTGACACTCTCGGTATCTTGTGCAAAGCATACAAAGTATGAGGAAAGAGTAAAAGAGATATCAGATAATATGGAAAAAAAGATGGAGGAACTGGGTTTTAAATAA
- a CDS encoding DUF2306 domain-containing protein produces the protein MAGRTTNKIAWFVFTFLAIGVGLYPLGYIFGGKEMGLLLSKSKELLSDDLWNIGFYGHIIFGGIALLTGWSQFSKKLRTKHLYLHRNLGKIYVAAVLISGVCAVYIGFYATGGWVTSLGFILLGLVWLYTTIAAYRAIKKKDLQLHQGMMIYSYAACFAAVTLRLWLPLLTFAFGEFLIAYKIVAWLCWVPNLIFAHLWVRRKGLILG, from the coding sequence ATGGCAGGGCGCACTACCAATAAAATTGCATGGTTTGTTTTCACCTTTTTGGCGATAGGGGTCGGTCTGTACCCTTTGGGATATATTTTCGGGGGGAAGGAAATGGGCCTTCTATTAAGTAAATCAAAAGAACTTTTATCAGATGACCTTTGGAACATCGGTTTTTACGGCCATATCATTTTTGGGGGTATTGCGCTGCTCACAGGGTGGTCACAGTTCAGCAAAAAGCTACGTACAAAACATCTTTACCTTCACCGTAATTTGGGGAAGATATACGTTGCTGCAGTGCTGATCAGTGGGGTCTGTGCCGTTTATATCGGCTTTTATGCCACGGGCGGATGGGTCACTTCTTTGGGTTTTATACTTCTCGGACTTGTATGGCTCTACACCACGATAGCTGCTTACCGGGCGATTAAGAAAAAAGATTTGCAGCTGCACCAAGGCATGATGATATACAGCTATGCGGCCTGTTTTGCGGCGGTGACCCTTAGGTTGTGGCTGCCTTTGTTGACCTTTGCCTTCGGTGAGTTTTTGATTGCCTATAAAATCGTGGCATGGCTTTGTTGGGTGCCCAACCTGATTTTTGCCCATCTTTGGGTGAGACGAAAAGGGTTGATCTTGGGTTGA
- a CDS encoding Rid family detoxifying hydrolase — protein MKVMGLQTILVVFMVVAIQQNIFSQKRTEIIFHKSPDPERQKAPFSEAVQAGNLFFLAGQIGMDRAVGKLAEGGIQGETEQAIKNIQGVLARHGLTLDNVVKCTVILSDINDFRAFNEIYVKYFTKKPARTTYAAAGLAVGAKIEIDVTAVK, from the coding sequence ATGAAAGTTATGGGTCTACAAACGATACTGGTCGTTTTTATGGTAGTTGCAATACAGCAAAATATCTTTTCACAAAAGCGCACGGAAATCATTTTTCACAAGTCTCCCGATCCAGAGCGTCAAAAGGCTCCGTTCAGTGAAGCGGTACAGGCCGGGAACCTTTTCTTTTTGGCAGGTCAGATCGGTATGGACCGAGCTGTGGGAAAACTGGCTGAAGGAGGGATTCAAGGCGAGACCGAACAGGCCATCAAGAACATTCAAGGCGTTTTGGCCCGACATGGCCTCACCTTGGACAATGTGGTAAAGTGTACCGTAATTTTAAGTGATATCAACGATTTTAGGGCCTTTAACGAGATATATGTAAAATACTTCACCAAAAAACCTGCCCGTACGACCTATGCCGCGGCCGGGCTGGCCGTTGGGGCCAAGATTGAAATTGATGTGACCGCTGTTAAGTAG
- a CDS encoding OmpA family protein, producing MGTLKTIGFALLTIFCMGIVQVQGQNTLFKKVKNKVEDKVEEVVSEEAGDEGAVKTSNKKQMKEYVVDQGFINRADLLFHDDFNGERATEFPSKWTHIKGSIQNNSFSEAGQRDEVIEWISNYATIKPTIEGDDYLGDSFKIEIQVHFNLEGGNQFYNLNLRNSKDIYKHHDIRIANSLIGNGNDNLSRMPGQPPRGWHTIQVSFNKGNLKAFFDGVQLVNNPDIGKYEFTHIEIYASSPGSSRVGQTKSMINHFSIAKAGLPLYERLVTKGRIVVQDIYFDNDQYVIKKESYPALEKIVNMLKEHVDTEVTIEGHTDSNGTEEANQLLSENRAMAVKKYLVSKGIKSSRMSTVGYGEERPIDRSNNEKAWATNRRVEFVMR from the coding sequence ATGGGAACACTAAAGACAATCGGTTTTGCGCTCTTGACCATCTTCTGTATGGGCATTGTGCAGGTTCAAGGGCAAAATACACTGTTCAAAAAAGTAAAGAACAAGGTAGAGGACAAGGTAGAGGAAGTGGTAAGTGAAGAGGCTGGCGACGAGGGTGCCGTAAAGACTTCAAACAAAAAGCAAATGAAAGAGTATGTGGTCGACCAAGGTTTCATCAATAGGGCCGATTTACTGTTTCATGATGATTTCAATGGGGAAAGGGCAACAGAATTTCCTTCAAAGTGGACACATATCAAAGGTTCTATTCAGAACAACAGTTTTTCTGAAGCCGGCCAACGCGATGAGGTCATCGAATGGATTTCCAATTATGCGACCATTAAGCCCACAATCGAAGGGGATGATTATTTGGGCGATTCATTCAAAATTGAGATTCAAGTGCATTTTAACCTAGAAGGCGGAAACCAATTCTACAACCTCAATCTTAGGAACTCCAAAGACATATATAAGCACCATGATATTAGAATTGCGAATTCTTTGATTGGCAATGGCAACGATAACCTATCACGCATGCCGGGTCAGCCACCTCGGGGCTGGCACACCATTCAGGTATCATTTAACAAGGGTAATCTAAAGGCTTTCTTTGATGGGGTTCAGTTGGTCAACAACCCAGACATTGGCAAGTATGAATTTACCCATATAGAAATTTATGCGTCTTCGCCAGGTTCATCACGTGTAGGCCAAACAAAATCAATGATCAACCATTTTTCAATAGCCAAAGCGGGCTTGCCCCTTTATGAGCGCCTGGTAACCAAGGGAAGGATTGTCGTTCAGGATATTTACTTTGATAACGATCAGTATGTGATCAAAAAGGAATCCTATCCAGCATTGGAGAAAATCGTGAACATGCTCAAAGAACACGTAGATACTGAAGTGACCATTGAAGGCCATACTGATTCCAACGGTACAGAGGAAGCCAACCAATTGCTTTCAGAGAACAGGGCCATGGCCGTAAAGAAGTACCTGGTGTCCAAAGGTATTAAAAGCTCACGAATGTCAACCGTGGGTTATGGCGAAGAACGGCCTATAGATCGATCTAACAATGAAAAGGCATGGGCCACCAACAGAAGGGTAGAATTTGTAATGCGATGA
- a CDS encoding DUF4440 domain-containing protein, with the protein MKTRYFGFLFLLPLFLTAQYEYEPSAEHPYGLPNPKAPKELLDFAPLIGECNCKSQMRNQDGTWAETTSMLWRFKYIMNGHAVQDETLKPDGGYSGSIRQFIPDSTRWYVHYYSNKGLSTVLPAWEGTKQENGDILLYREQKAPNGMDGYYRITFSEIDDNGFKWAGEWVNIDETIVYPTWKIDCTNGKIKSGNIQDKEAIISASNEFSKAFMAKDVTGMVNTYTSDAKIFPNNLEILSGENLKKYWTPNENSLETIHHKITSEHIQFFGNYAHDYGHYEGKTKQEDGSIVEWKGKYVVVWKKENDNWKMYLDIWNRIKD; encoded by the coding sequence ATGAAAACACGCTACTTTGGTTTTCTTTTTCTCTTACCTCTCTTTTTGACCGCACAATATGAATACGAACCCTCGGCAGAACATCCCTATGGATTGCCGAATCCTAAAGCCCCGAAAGAGTTATTGGACTTTGCTCCATTGATTGGTGAATGCAATTGTAAATCACAAATGCGAAACCAAGATGGAACTTGGGCTGAAACGACCAGTATGTTGTGGCGTTTCAAATACATTATGAACGGTCATGCCGTTCAAGATGAAACACTAAAGCCTGATGGTGGATATTCGGGCAGTATTCGTCAGTTCATACCCGATAGCACTCGCTGGTATGTTCATTATTACAGTAACAAAGGCTTATCTACAGTACTTCCGGCATGGGAAGGTACCAAGCAAGAGAATGGAGACATATTACTGTACAGAGAACAAAAAGCGCCCAATGGTATGGATGGTTATTATCGTATTACGTTCAGCGAGATAGATGATAACGGTTTCAAATGGGCCGGTGAATGGGTGAATATCGATGAGACCATTGTTTACCCCACTTGGAAAATAGATTGTACAAACGGTAAGATTAAAAGCGGAAATATTCAAGACAAAGAAGCAATAATCTCTGCATCGAATGAATTCTCAAAAGCGTTCATGGCCAAAGATGTAACGGGCATGGTCAATACCTATACCAGCGATGCAAAAATATTTCCGAACAATCTTGAAATCTTGAGTGGTGAAAATTTAAAAAAATACTGGACCCCCAATGAAAACTCACTAGAAACGATTCACCACAAGATAACTTCTGAACATATTCAATTTTTTGGCAATTACGCACATGACTATGGCCATTACGAAGGCAAGACCAAACAAGAAGATGGTTCAATTGTCGAATGGAAGGGAAAATATGTGGTTGTCTGGAAAAAGGAGAATGATAATTGGAAAATGTACCTAGATATTTGGAACCGTATCAAAGACTAA